A window from Halomicrobium urmianum encodes these proteins:
- the thyX gene encoding FAD-dependent thymidylate synthase, with amino-acid sequence MEVQLLEATEDPEQVICTAARNDYSEAFVGDQSFSETMAEIEGDDVEEKKETLIGHLLDHGHFGPFEHPQATVAVKGISRSCMAQITRHRHVSFDVQSMRYVSFDDVDPEDVREGELVVTPPSATDPDWVGRNQQTGRVGEETAEKREEVFQDAVADAVESYQKLLDLGMPPEDARFVLPIGTKVNMVMSMNARMLMHVGDMRAAADSQWEIRQMTEEVLDLAEEWCPITFEYYNEHMKNRKNRLAP; translated from the coding sequence ATGGAAGTCCAGTTGCTGGAGGCCACCGAGGATCCCGAGCAAGTCATCTGCACGGCCGCACGCAACGACTACAGCGAGGCGTTCGTCGGCGACCAGTCCTTCTCGGAGACGATGGCCGAGATCGAGGGCGACGACGTCGAGGAGAAGAAGGAGACGCTCATCGGCCACCTCCTCGACCACGGCCACTTCGGCCCCTTCGAGCACCCGCAGGCCACCGTCGCGGTGAAGGGGATCAGCCGCTCCTGTATGGCCCAGATCACCCGTCACCGGCACGTCTCCTTCGACGTCCAGAGCATGCGCTACGTCTCCTTCGATGACGTCGACCCCGAGGACGTCCGCGAGGGCGAGCTGGTCGTGACCCCGCCCTCGGCGACGGACCCCGACTGGGTCGGCCGCAACCAGCAGACCGGCCGCGTCGGCGAGGAGACCGCCGAGAAGCGCGAGGAGGTCTTCCAGGACGCGGTGGCCGACGCCGTCGAGTCCTACCAGAAGCTGCTCGACCTCGGCATGCCGCCCGAGGACGCCCGGTTCGTCCTCCCCATCGGCACGAAGGTCAACATGGTCATGTCGATGAACGCCCGGATGCTGATGCACGTCGGCGACATGCGGGCGGCCGCGGATAGCCAGTGGGAGATTCGACAGATGACGGAAGAGGTCCTCGACCTCGCCGAGGAGTGGTGTCCGATCACCTTCGAGTACTACAACGAGCACATGAAGAACCGGAAGAACCGGCTCGCCCCGTGA
- a CDS encoding branched-chain amino acid ABC transporter permease — protein sequence MGITETVHDGRGAVAERPAAALVGVVAGYLLLDLLVKLAGTSVFFMGVKVIGGALTISSLASMALDGLLVGLAVGLAGIGLSMTYSILDFANFAHGDTVTAGAFVGWVAAYVAAGIGTGASLADLVMFDTGQQLSVTLTPVAVLVGLVVAAAGTVAVALLIDRLAYRPMRDAGSISLLIASIGVALALRYVVAFLFGTQSSGVASQGFRLILLNPAGQQPVAITDNELALLAISLALMLGIHLLLQRTKLGKAMRAMADNEDLARVTGIPTERVIRLTWILGGALAGVAGYLLVLESGTISFNFGWILLLLIFAAVILGGIGSIYGAMAGGVVIGLVDSMALIWLPSGLTRAAAFLALIVVLLVRPEGIFGGVTTA from the coding sequence ATGGGCATCACGGAGACGGTTCACGACGGGCGCGGCGCCGTCGCCGAGCGACCCGCCGCGGCGCTCGTCGGCGTGGTCGCCGGCTACCTCCTTCTGGACCTCCTCGTCAAGCTGGCGGGGACGTCCGTGTTCTTCATGGGGGTCAAGGTGATCGGCGGCGCGCTGACGATCAGTTCGCTCGCGTCGATGGCCCTCGACGGGCTGCTGGTGGGGCTGGCCGTCGGGCTGGCGGGCATCGGGCTGTCGATGACGTACAGCATCCTCGACTTCGCCAACTTCGCGCACGGCGACACGGTCACGGCCGGGGCGTTCGTCGGCTGGGTGGCCGCCTACGTCGCCGCCGGCATCGGGACCGGCGCGTCGCTGGCCGATCTGGTGATGTTCGACACGGGGCAGCAACTGAGCGTCACGCTGACGCCGGTAGCGGTCCTGGTCGGCCTGGTCGTGGCCGCGGCCGGCACGGTCGCCGTCGCGCTGCTGATCGACCGGCTGGCCTACCGGCCGATGCGGGACGCGGGCTCTATCTCGCTGCTGATCGCCTCCATCGGGGTCGCGCTCGCGCTGCGGTACGTCGTCGCCTTCCTCTTCGGCACGCAGTCGTCCGGGGTCGCGAGCCAGGGCTTCCGGCTGATCCTGCTGAACCCCGCGGGCCAGCAGCCGGTCGCCATCACCGACAACGAGCTCGCCCTGCTGGCGATCTCGCTGGCCCTCATGCTGGGGATTCACCTCCTGCTCCAGCGGACCAAGCTCGGCAAGGCGATGCGGGCGATGGCCGACAACGAGGACCTCGCGCGGGTGACCGGCATCCCGACCGAGCGGGTGATCCGGCTGACCTGGATCCTCGGGGGCGCGCTGGCCGGCGTCGCCGGCTACCTGCTCGTGCTGGAGAGCGGTACCATCTCCTTCAACTTCGGCTGGATCCTCCTGCTGCTGATCTTCGCCGCGGTGATCCTAGGCGGCATCGGCTCCATCTACGGCGCGATGGCCGGCGGCGTCGTCATCGGGCTCGTCGACAGCATGGCGCTGATCTGGCTCCCCTCCGGGCTGACCCGGGCGGCGGCCTTCCTCGCGCTGATCGTCGTCCTCCTGGTCCGTCCCGAGGGCATCTTCGGGGGGGTGACGACCGCATGA
- a CDS encoding RAD55 family ATPase yields METGTDLSETMYDLSTVLDFDALESVRPGTSLLIAGPAMSGKEAIAFDVLKEGARGGEGAVVVTTNDRAASVVDEFRTDVPELGESQLGVVDCRGDGVDADESGAFVHHVSSPGDLTGIGIGITKALEGLHKGGRDRGRLALVSLSTMLTYTDKKTVFKLCHILSSRLDSAGYVGVFTIDSGAHDDQTLQVIKQAFDGLVEIRENEGAREARVMGLSAEPSDWQDL; encoded by the coding sequence ATGGAGACGGGAACTGACCTCTCAGAGACCATGTACGACCTATCAACCGTACTCGACTTCGACGCGCTGGAGAGCGTGCGTCCCGGCACCAGCCTGCTCATCGCGGGGCCCGCGATGAGCGGCAAGGAGGCCATCGCGTTCGACGTCCTGAAGGAGGGGGCGAGGGGCGGCGAAGGGGCCGTGGTCGTCACGACCAACGACCGGGCGGCGTCCGTCGTCGACGAGTTCCGGACGGACGTCCCGGAACTGGGCGAGTCCCAGCTCGGCGTCGTCGACTGCCGCGGGGACGGCGTCGACGCCGACGAGTCGGGCGCGTTCGTCCACCACGTCTCCTCGCCGGGCGACCTGACCGGCATCGGCATCGGCATCACCAAGGCCCTCGAGGGGCTCCACAAGGGCGGCCGCGACCGCGGGCGACTGGCGCTCGTCTCGCTGTCGACGATGCTGACCTACACGGACAAGAAGACGGTCTTCAAGCTCTGTCACATCCTCTCCTCGCGGCTGGACTCGGCGGGCTACGTCGGCGTGTTCACCATCGACTCCGGCGCGCACGACGACCAGACGCTGCAGGTCATCAAGCAGGCCTTCGACGGCCTCGTGGAGATCCGCGAGAACGAGGGCGCGCGCGAGGCCCGGGTCATGGGCCTGTCGGCCGAACCCAGCGACTGGCAGGACCTCTGA
- a CDS encoding ABC transporter ATP-binding protein, whose amino-acid sequence MSDAASDEREADATTAGTESVEAERDAVDAEPAGDALLSVEDLRKEFGGVTAVDGATFDVERGSLTGLIGPNGAGKSTTFNCITGVHEPTSGTVRFAGEDVTGLSPDAVANRGLVRTFQIARELSEMTVLENVMLAPPDQVGESATRAVLPGLRDEVERTEAEVRDRAWETLDFFEIDHLAHEYAGTLSGGQRKLLEMARVLMTDPDMVLLDEPLAGVNPTLEEKLLERIHELREDGLTFLLVEHDMDVIMNNCEHIVVMHQGEVLAEGDAEAIRSNERVLEAYLGGDV is encoded by the coding sequence ATGAGTGACGCCGCATCCGACGAGCGAGAGGCGGACGCGACCACTGCGGGTACCGAGAGCGTCGAAGCGGAACGCGACGCCGTCGACGCCGAGCCCGCCGGCGACGCGCTGCTGTCCGTCGAGGACCTCCGCAAGGAGTTCGGCGGCGTCACCGCCGTCGACGGGGCCACCTTCGACGTCGAGCGCGGCTCGTTGACGGGGCTGATCGGGCCCAACGGCGCCGGCAAGTCGACCACGTTCAACTGCATCACCGGCGTCCACGAGCCCACGAGCGGAACCGTCCGCTTCGCCGGCGAGGACGTGACGGGCCTGTCGCCCGACGCCGTCGCGAACCGCGGGCTCGTCCGGACGTTCCAGATCGCCCGCGAGCTCTCGGAGATGACCGTCCTCGAGAACGTCATGCTCGCCCCGCCGGATCAGGTCGGCGAGTCGGCGACGCGGGCGGTCCTGCCGGGCCTGCGCGACGAGGTCGAGCGCACCGAGGCCGAGGTCCGCGACCGGGCCTGGGAGACCCTGGATTTCTTCGAGATCGATCACCTGGCCCACGAGTACGCCGGCACCCTCTCCGGCGGCCAGCGGAAGCTGCTGGAGATGGCCCGCGTGCTGATGACCGATCCCGACATGGTGCTGCTGGACGAACCGCTGGCCGGCGTCAATCCGACGCTGGAGGAGAAGCTGCTGGAGCGGATCCACGAACTGCGCGAGGACGGGCTGACGTTCCTGCTCGTCGAGCACGACATGGACGTGATCATGAACAACTGCGAGCACATCGTCGTGATGCACCAGGGCGAGGTCCTGGCGGAGGGCGACGCCGAGGCGATCAGGTCGAACGAGCGCGTCCTCGAGGCCTACCTGGGAGGTGACGTATGA
- a CDS encoding FAD-binding and (Fe-S)-binding domain-containing protein yields the protein MGARTGASEEPASDERADYDHAGGEVARPGFVADLRDRVDGEVRFDEYTRGLYATDASAYSVTPVGVVFPQSTGDVAATVAYCAERSVPVLPRGGGTSLAGQAVNEAVVLDFTRHMDGVVDVDPDARTARAEVGVTLGELNDRLADHGLKFAPDPAWGDKSALGGAIGNNSTGAHSLKYGKTDHYVEECEVVLADGTVTTFGEVTLDEARERAGDGDLAARIYDAVVRVVDEEAEGVEAAFPDLKRNVSGYNLDRLLAEADGEFGEEGRINVARLLAGSEGTLAVVTEASVSLEPVPETKALALLSYPELVTAMADVDPILDHDPAAVEVLDDVLLDLASDTEEFGALVDTLLPEGTGAVLLVEFYAEDDDEGQQLVADLLADRVDGETDPEGEPGDGAESLTAAPRRAFHGQEAHGDAERERFWKLRKSGLPILLGRTTDAKHVSFIEDTAVPPENLPEFVADFQDLLADNDTFASFYAHAGPGCLHIRPLINTKTEAGVEQMEAIADGATDLVVEYGGSVSGEHGDGRARTRWNRKLYGQDVWELFRDLKTTFDPDWLLNPGQVVGYAEDETIPEGVPPRARAVAVTDDLRFDPDYEFDAGFEPSLEWDNDNGMQGMVELCHGCGGCRGPQETTGGVMCPTYRAADEEVTATRGRANALRRAMSGDLPADPTDDEFASEVLDLCIGCKGCAKDCPSEVDMAKLKAEVQHARHEEGGAGLRDRLFANVDRLSAVGSALAPVSNWLAKAPGSDLLAEKLLGIARERDLPSFRSESFTDWFDDRGPAVPEADAERRVLLFPDTYYNYSHPEVLKDAVRVLEAAGVHVRVPEGVTASGRAAHSKGFLDVSRRRARTNVDALEPAVREGWDVVAVEPSDAVMFQSDYYDLLGDEADPVARNAYGVCEYVDHFELDRNVDWAAPDESLTYHGHCHQKATTKDHHAVGVLRRAGYAVDPLDSGCCGMAGSFGYEAEHYSMSRAVGSILFDQVADSDGDRVVAPGASCRTQLGDRPGGEEPPHPVERLAAALPDRQHP from the coding sequence ATGGGCGCACGAACGGGGGCAAGCGAGGAGCCGGCCAGCGACGAGCGGGCCGACTACGACCACGCGGGCGGCGAGGTGGCCCGACCGGGGTTCGTCGCCGACCTGCGCGACCGGGTCGACGGCGAAGTGCGGTTCGACGAGTACACTCGCGGGCTGTACGCCACGGACGCCAGCGCGTACTCGGTGACGCCGGTCGGCGTCGTCTTCCCGCAGTCGACCGGGGACGTCGCCGCGACGGTCGCCTACTGCGCCGAGCGGTCCGTACCGGTGCTGCCCCGCGGGGGCGGGACCAGCCTCGCCGGGCAGGCGGTCAACGAGGCCGTCGTCCTCGACTTCACGCGGCACATGGACGGCGTCGTCGACGTCGACCCCGACGCGCGGACGGCCCGCGCCGAGGTGGGCGTTACTCTCGGGGAACTGAACGACCGCCTGGCCGACCACGGCCTGAAGTTCGCGCCGGACCCGGCCTGGGGCGACAAGAGCGCGCTGGGCGGTGCCATCGGGAACAACTCCACGGGCGCACACTCCCTGAAGTACGGCAAGACGGACCACTACGTCGAGGAGTGCGAGGTCGTTCTCGCCGACGGCACGGTGACGACGTTCGGCGAGGTGACCCTCGACGAGGCCCGCGAGCGGGCCGGCGACGGCGATCTGGCGGCGCGCATCTACGACGCCGTGGTCCGGGTCGTCGACGAGGAGGCCGAGGGGGTCGAGGCCGCGTTCCCCGACCTGAAGCGCAACGTCTCCGGATACAACCTCGATCGCCTGCTGGCGGAGGCCGACGGCGAGTTCGGCGAGGAAGGTCGGATCAACGTCGCGCGCCTGCTGGCGGGTAGCGAGGGGACGCTGGCCGTCGTCACCGAGGCGTCCGTATCGCTGGAGCCCGTCCCCGAGACGAAGGCGCTGGCCCTGCTGAGCTACCCCGAGCTGGTCACCGCCATGGCGGACGTCGACCCCATCCTCGACCACGACCCGGCCGCGGTGGAGGTGCTCGACGACGTCCTGCTGGACCTGGCGAGCGACACCGAGGAGTTCGGCGCGCTGGTCGACACCCTGCTGCCGGAGGGGACCGGCGCAGTCCTGCTGGTCGAGTTCTACGCCGAGGACGACGACGAGGGCCAGCAGCTGGTGGCCGACCTGCTGGCCGACCGCGTCGACGGCGAGACCGACCCTGAGGGCGAACCCGGGGACGGCGCGGAGTCGCTGACGGCAGCGCCCCGGCGGGCCTTCCACGGTCAGGAGGCCCACGGCGACGCCGAGCGCGAGCGCTTCTGGAAGCTCCGCAAGAGCGGTCTCCCCATCCTGCTGGGGCGGACGACCGACGCCAAGCACGTCAGCTTCATCGAGGACACCGCGGTCCCGCCGGAGAACCTGCCGGAGTTCGTCGCCGACTTCCAGGACCTGCTGGCCGACAACGACACGTTCGCGAGCTTCTACGCGCACGCCGGCCCAGGCTGCCTGCACATCCGGCCGCTGATAAACACCAAGACCGAGGCGGGCGTCGAGCAGATGGAAGCGATCGCCGACGGCGCGACCGACCTCGTCGTCGAGTACGGCGGCAGCGTCTCCGGCGAGCACGGCGACGGCCGGGCGCGCACGCGGTGGAACCGGAAGCTGTACGGGCAGGACGTCTGGGAGCTGTTCCGCGACCTGAAGACGACCTTCGATCCCGACTGGCTGCTCAACCCCGGGCAGGTCGTGGGCTACGCCGAGGACGAGACGATCCCGGAGGGCGTCCCGCCGCGGGCCCGCGCCGTCGCCGTGACCGACGACCTGCGGTTCGACCCCGACTACGAGTTCGACGCCGGGTTCGAGCCGAGCCTGGAGTGGGACAACGACAACGGGATGCAGGGGATGGTCGAGCTCTGTCACGGCTGCGGCGGCTGTCGCGGCCCGCAGGAGACCACCGGCGGCGTGATGTGTCCGACCTACCGCGCCGCCGACGAGGAGGTGACGGCGACCCGCGGTCGGGCCAACGCCCTCCGTCGGGCGATGAGCGGCGACCTGCCGGCCGACCCCACCGACGATGAGTTCGCCAGCGAGGTGCTGGACCTCTGCATCGGCTGCAAGGGCTGCGCGAAGGACTGCCCCAGCGAGGTCGACATGGCGAAGCTCAAGGCGGAGGTCCAGCACGCCCGTCACGAGGAGGGCGGCGCGGGCCTGCGGGACCGCCTGTTCGCTAACGTCGACCGGCTCAGCGCCGTCGGGAGCGCGCTGGCGCCCGTCTCCAACTGGCTGGCGAAGGCGCCCGGGTCCGACCTCCTCGCGGAGAAGCTGCTGGGTATCGCCCGGGAGCGCGACCTCCCCTCCTTCCGGAGCGAGTCGTTCACCGACTGGTTCGACGACCGCGGACCGGCTGTGCCCGAAGCCGACGCGGAGCGGCGCGTCCTGCTCTTTCCCGACACCTACTACAACTACAGCCACCCCGAGGTGCTCAAAGACGCCGTCCGGGTGCTGGAGGCGGCCGGCGTCCACGTGCGGGTGCCCGAGGGCGTGACCGCCAGCGGGCGCGCGGCCCACTCCAAGGGCTTCCTCGACGTTTCCCGCCGACGCGCGCGGACCAACGTCGACGCTCTGGAACCCGCCGTCCGCGAGGGCTGGGACGTGGTCGCCGTCGAACCCTCCGACGCCGTCATGTTCCAGTCGGACTACTACGACCTGCTCGGCGACGAGGCCGACCCGGTCGCCCGGAACGCCTACGGCGTCTGCGAGTACGTCGACCACTTCGAACTCGACCGGAACGTCGACTGGGCGGCGCCCGACGAGTCGCTGACCTACCACGGCCACTGCCACCAGAAGGCGACCACCAAGGACCACCACGCCGTCGGCGTCCTCCGGCGCGCGGGCTACGCGGTCGACCCGCTGGACTCCGGGTGTTGCGGCATGGCCGGCTCCTTCGGCTACGAGGCCGAGCACTACTCGATGAGCCGCGCCGTCGGCTCGATCCTGTTCGACCAGGTCGCCGACAGCGACGGCGACCGGGTCGTCGCGCCCGGGGCCTCCTGCCGGACGCAACTGGGTGACCGACCGGGCGGCGAGGAGCCGCCGCATCCCGTCGAGCGCCTCGCCGCGGCCCTGCCGGACCGTCAGCACCCGTAA
- a CDS encoding branched-chain amino acid ABC transporter permease yields the protein MSLAWSEWTDDRSDVQLVAGFVAAIWLGMALFAALVGGPDWPNLAANFVGRVTILIGAYALLTLALNIQWGYTGLFNIGVAGFMAVGAYTTAIMTAPVDPGTGGVPGFGLPLWLGLIGGMVAAALVGALAALPALRLEADYLAIVTVALSEIIRLFVNWQGVQHVSVAGVEFGTGGGTGIRFAAPNDVVRGLVQGPLGFLVDALGALGVSGPNVVNIAYGLSLLAVVAAVYWVLDRLASSPFGRVLKAIREDETVTQALGKDTRLFKVKAFMIGCALMGLAGVLFRGQGGYIAPGQFRPIITFYVFAALIIGGSGSNTGSILGAATFTAVLFYFPARLGENLPYAGRGAPGNVVDALGPLSALDPGPLVAYTLSNVSLLRFVLIGVVIVWVMQNRPEGLLGHRVEPAASVDLDRSAVTGGDDDE from the coding sequence ATGAGCCTCGCCTGGTCGGAGTGGACCGACGATCGCTCGGACGTCCAGCTGGTCGCCGGCTTCGTGGCGGCCATCTGGCTCGGGATGGCGCTGTTCGCCGCGCTCGTGGGCGGCCCCGACTGGCCCAACCTCGCCGCGAACTTCGTCGGGCGAGTGACCATCTTGATCGGCGCGTACGCGCTGCTCACGCTGGCGCTGAACATCCAGTGGGGCTACACGGGGCTGTTCAACATCGGCGTCGCCGGGTTCATGGCCGTCGGCGCGTACACGACGGCCATCATGACGGCGCCGGTCGACCCCGGGACCGGCGGCGTCCCGGGCTTCGGCCTCCCGCTGTGGCTCGGCCTGATCGGCGGCATGGTCGCCGCCGCGCTCGTCGGCGCGCTCGCCGCGCTGCCGGCGCTGCGACTGGAGGCGGACTACCTCGCCATCGTGACGGTCGCCCTCTCCGAGATCATCCGGCTGTTCGTCAACTGGCAGGGCGTCCAGCACGTCTCGGTGGCCGGCGTCGAGTTCGGCACCGGCGGCGGGACCGGCATCCGATTCGCCGCACCCAACGACGTCGTCCGCGGCCTCGTCCAGGGGCCGCTGGGCTTCCTCGTCGACGCGCTCGGCGCGCTCGGCGTCTCCGGCCCGAACGTCGTCAATATCGCGTACGGGCTCTCCCTGCTGGCCGTCGTAGCGGCGGTCTACTGGGTGCTCGACCGCCTCGCCTCGTCGCCGTTCGGCCGCGTCCTCAAGGCCATCCGCGAGGACGAGACGGTCACGCAGGCGCTCGGGAAGGACACCCGCCTGTTCAAGGTCAAGGCGTTCATGATCGGCTGCGCGCTGATGGGGCTGGCGGGCGTCCTCTTCCGGGGTCAGGGCGGCTACATCGCGCCCGGACAGTTCCGGCCGATCATCACCTTCTACGTGTTCGCCGCGCTGATCATCGGCGGCTCCGGTTCGAACACGGGGAGCATCCTCGGGGCCGCGACGTTCACCGCCGTCCTCTTCTACTTCCCCGCACGCCTCGGCGAGAACCTCCCGTACGCCGGCCGGGGCGCGCCGGGGAACGTCGTCGACGCCCTGGGGCCGCTGTCCGCGCTGGATCCCGGGCCGCTGGTGGCTTACACGCTCTCGAACGTCAGCCTGCTCCGGTTCGTCCTCATCGGCGTCGTGATCGTGTGGGTCATGCAGAACCGACCCGAGGGGCTGCTCGGCCACCGGGTCGAACCGGCCGCGAGCGTGGACCTCGACCGCAGCGCGGTGACGGGAGGTGACGACGATGAGTGA
- a CDS encoding ABC transporter substrate-binding protein: MRTDSRRRFLKRSGALGVAGIAGLAGCTTEQTGDGGDGGDGTDTDGDDETTGTATDGGGSTPDVMVVVGYPQSGIQLFSDYYSDYGDDDAEILVTDGLQDGELPQDVGNDMSNVRGTAPSASGPGADAFTEMFTSEFDYDEPGVFTAQAYDATAVQILANAMAGENDGQAVRDNMRVVANPGGETFGPSELPAAVEAAAAGENVEYQGASSNVVFDENGDIGAVSYEVFGFDEDGYETTDTVDFGGGEDVPQPEPQGDGSESGRTIRFGVLQPESGDLGNLGVPIADAATLPALQLEGEVDFEFDYQRADTQSQAQPAIDAANSLVSDGYPSITGAASSESTIQVAQNVFVPNGVVGVSPASTSPAITNLEDDDYVFRTPPSDALQGRVLAQLANEDIGASTASTLYLNNSYGQALQQAFVDAFEEAGGEVVAQVAFESQQSSYTSEINQAMSR, from the coding sequence ATGCGCACGGACAGTCGACGGCGGTTTCTGAAGCGTAGCGGGGCACTGGGTGTGGCCGGCATCGCCGGCCTTGCCGGTTGTACGACCGAACAGACCGGCGACGGCGGGGACGGCGGCGACGGCACCGACACCGATGGCGACGACGAGACCACCGGGACGGCCACCGACGGCGGCGGCTCGACCCCGGACGTGATGGTCGTGGTCGGCTACCCGCAGAGCGGCATTCAGCTGTTCAGCGACTACTACTCCGACTACGGCGACGACGACGCCGAGATCCTGGTGACCGACGGCCTGCAGGACGGCGAACTCCCGCAGGACGTGGGCAACGACATGTCGAACGTCCGCGGGACGGCGCCGTCCGCGTCGGGGCCGGGCGCCGACGCGTTCACCGAGATGTTCACCAGCGAGTTCGACTACGACGAGCCGGGCGTGTTCACCGCGCAGGCCTACGACGCGACGGCCGTCCAGATCCTGGCCAACGCCATGGCCGGCGAGAACGACGGGCAGGCCGTCCGCGACAACATGCGAGTGGTCGCCAATCCGGGCGGCGAGACGTTCGGGCCCTCCGAGCTCCCGGCGGCCGTCGAGGCGGCCGCGGCGGGCGAGAACGTCGAGTACCAGGGCGCCTCCAGCAACGTCGTCTTCGACGAGAACGGCGACATCGGCGCGGTCAGCTACGAGGTGTTCGGCTTCGACGAGGACGGCTACGAGACCACCGACACCGTCGACTTCGGCGGCGGCGAGGACGTTCCCCAGCCAGAGCCCCAGGGCGACGGCAGCGAGTCGGGCCGGACGATCCGCTTCGGCGTCCTCCAGCCCGAATCGGGCGACCTGGGTAACCTGGGCGTGCCCATCGCCGACGCTGCGACCCTGCCGGCGCTCCAGCTCGAGGGCGAGGTCGACTTCGAGTTCGACTACCAGCGGGCCGACACGCAGTCCCAGGCCCAGCCGGCCATCGACGCCGCCAACTCGCTGGTGAGCGACGGCTACCCGTCGATCACCGGCGCCGCCTCCTCGGAGTCGACCATCCAGGTCGCGCAGAACGTGTTCGTGCCGAACGGCGTCGTCGGCGTCTCGCCCGCCTCGACGTCGCCGGCCATCACCAATCTGGAGGACGACGACTACGTGTTCCGGACGCCGCCGAGCGACGCGCTCCAGGGTCGTGTCCTGGCCCAGCTGGCGAACGAGGACATCGGCGCGTCGACGGCCTCCACGCTGTATCTCAACAACAGCTACGGCCAGGCGCTCCAGCAGGCGTTCGTCGACGCCTTCGAGGAGGCCGGCGGCGAGGTCGTCGCCCAGGTCGCCTTCGAGTCCCAGCAGTCCTCGTACACGTCCGAGATCAACCAGGCGATGAGCCGGTGA
- a CDS encoding response regulator transcription factor — MSESDRPVVLIVEDEPDVAETYRLWLRDDYEVRMAHDGDEGLELLDESVDVVLLDRMMPGLSGDEVLERIRERDLECRVAMVTAVEPDFDILEMGFDAYLSKPIRSQQLHDTVENLLDRSEYDALLQEYYSLVEKRATLEATKSNAELAESDEYDALKGKIGELKDELSGSLGGIEDDEDFIATLRGLGNGDGN; from the coding sequence ATGTCCGAATCGGATCGACCTGTCGTGCTCATCGTCGAGGACGAACCGGACGTAGCCGAGACGTATCGGCTGTGGTTGCGCGACGACTACGAGGTCCGGATGGCGCACGACGGCGACGAAGGGCTGGAACTGCTCGACGAGAGCGTCGACGTGGTCCTCCTGGACAGGATGATGCCCGGACTCTCCGGGGACGAGGTCCTCGAGCGCATCCGGGAGCGGGATCTGGAGTGTCGGGTGGCTATGGTGACGGCGGTCGAACCGGACTTCGACATCCTCGAGATGGGGTTCGACGCCTACCTCTCGAAGCCCATCCGGAGCCAGCAGCTCCACGACACCGTCGAGAACCTGCTCGATCGATCCGAGTACGACGCCCTCCTTCAGGAGTACTACTCGCTGGTCGAGAAGCGCGCGACCCTGGAGGCGACCAAGAGCAACGCGGAACTCGCCGAGAGCGACGAATACGACGCTCTTAAAGGGAAGATCGGCGAACTGAAGGACGAGCTGTCGGGCTCGCTGGGTGGCATCGAGGACGACGAGGACTTCATCGCGACGCTACGGGGACTGGGCAATGGAGACGGGAACTGA
- a CDS encoding ABC transporter ATP-binding protein has product MSERADADERGADDAAAAESTDVRATLSENVDLPDPAESLLSVRDLDAGYGDLQVLDGVDLDVADGEYVTVVGPNGAGKSTVMKSVFGLTAHMGGSIVFDGEDIGGRRPDEIIHQGVGYVPQTDNVFSSLSVRENLEMGAYILDEMPEDRIWEVYDRFPILEERSEQKAGTLSGGQQQMLAMGHALMLDPDLLLLDEPSAGLAPDLVDEMFDRIDAINDAGTAVLMVEQNAKEALRRCDRGYVLVQGQNRYQDEGSTLLGDEEVRQEFLGG; this is encoded by the coding sequence ATGAGCGAGCGCGCCGACGCCGACGAGCGCGGCGCGGACGACGCGGCCGCCGCAGAGTCCACCGACGTGCGGGCGACCCTGTCGGAGAACGTCGACCTGCCGGACCCCGCCGAGAGCCTGCTTTCGGTCCGGGACCTCGACGCCGGCTACGGCGACCTTCAGGTGCTGGACGGCGTCGACCTTGACGTCGCCGACGGCGAGTACGTCACCGTCGTCGGCCCCAACGGCGCCGGCAAGTCGACCGTGATGAAGTCCGTCTTCGGCCTCACGGCCCACATGGGCGGCTCGATCGTCTTCGACGGCGAGGACATCGGTGGACGCCGACCCGACGAGATCATCCACCAGGGCGTCGGCTACGTGCCCCAGACGGACAACGTGTTCTCGTCGCTGTCCGTCCGGGAGAACCTGGAGATGGGGGCCTACATCCTCGACGAGATGCCGGAGGACCGGATCTGGGAGGTGTACGACCGGTTCCCCATCCTCGAGGAGCGGTCCGAGCAGAAGGCCGGGACGCTCTCGGGCGGGCAACAGCAGATGCTCGCCATGGGCCACGCGCTGATGCTCGACCCCGACCTCCTCCTGCTGGACGAGCCCTCCGCCGGGCTGGCGCCGGACCTCGTCGACGAGATGTTCGACCGCATCGACGCCATCAACGACGCCGGCACGGCCGTTCTGATGGTCGAGCAGAACGCGAAGGAGGCGCTGCGCCGCTGCGACCGCGGGTACGTCCTCGTCCAGGGACAGAACCGCTACCAGGACGAGGGATCGACGCTCCTGGGCGACGAGGAGGTCAGGCAGGAGTTCCTCGGCGGCTGA